One Azospirillum sp. B510 genomic window carries:
- the cyoE gene encoding heme o synthase: MTDVTNELTLNQTGGASAGDFIELLKPRVMSLVVFTGLAGIVLAPGHLHPFLAVVAVLCIAVGAGASGAINMWYDRDIDAVMSRTVKRPIPSGRVEPAEALGFGVTLSVLSVVVMGLAVNWAAASLLALTIGFYVFVYTMWLKRRTPQNIVIGGAAGAFPPMIGWAAVTGTIDPPSVLLFLLIFLWTPPHFWALALFRNGDYTRAGVPMMPVVAGAAATKRQMLVYTLILLPVAAAPFFVGIAGPVYLAVSAILGLMFVGCAVRVLRADDDGPARRMFGFSILYLFLLFAVMMGERLINGGWA, translated from the coding sequence ATGACGGATGTGACGAACGAACTGACGCTCAACCAGACGGGAGGGGCGTCGGCCGGTGACTTCATCGAACTGCTGAAGCCGCGGGTCATGTCGCTTGTGGTTTTCACCGGGCTGGCCGGTATCGTGCTGGCTCCCGGTCACCTCCATCCCTTCCTGGCCGTGGTGGCCGTTCTCTGCATCGCCGTCGGCGCCGGCGCGTCGGGTGCCATCAACATGTGGTACGACCGCGACATCGACGCGGTGATGAGCCGCACCGTCAAGCGCCCGATCCCGTCGGGCCGGGTCGAACCGGCGGAGGCGCTGGGCTTCGGCGTCACCCTGTCGGTGCTGTCGGTGGTGGTGATGGGGTTGGCGGTGAACTGGGCGGCGGCGTCGCTGCTGGCGCTGACCATCGGCTTCTACGTCTTCGTCTACACCATGTGGCTGAAGCGCCGGACTCCGCAGAACATCGTCATCGGCGGGGCGGCAGGCGCCTTCCCGCCGATGATCGGCTGGGCCGCCGTGACCGGCACGATCGATCCGCCGTCCGTCCTGCTGTTCCTGCTGATCTTCCTGTGGACGCCGCCGCATTTCTGGGCGTTGGCCCTGTTCCGCAATGGCGACTACACCCGCGCCGGCGTGCCGATGATGCCGGTGGTGGCGGGAGCGGCGGCGACCAAGCGCCAGATGCTGGTCTACACGCTGATCCTGCTGCCGGTGGCGGCGGCCCCGTTCTTCGTCGGCATCGCCGGGCCGGTCTATCTCGCGGTGTCGGCGATCCTCGGGCTGATGTTCGTTGGCTGCGCCGTGCGCGTCCTGCGGGCGGACGACGACGGACCGGCCAGGAGGATGTTCGGCTTCTCGATCTTGTACCTGTTTCTGCTGTTCGCCGTGATGATGGGCGAGCGGCTGATCAACGGAGGGTGGGCATGA
- a CDS encoding cytochrome c oxidase assembly protein yields MTGRDDDRLRRRNRLLLGSLFGLVAGMIGLTYASVPLYNLFCSVTGFGGTTQRAEQAAARVVDRKVTIRFNADTNSALPWSFRPEQKDLVLKMGETGFAAYRAENRGKTPTVGTAVYNVTPEKVGAYFNKLQCFCFTEQVLEPGQVVDMPVTFFVDPAMADDPNMDDVTTITLSYTFFRATDSEAKLAQHTAAASTSSAPGASKQKAEPGATATN; encoded by the coding sequence ATGACCGGGCGCGACGACGACAGGCTGCGCCGCCGCAACCGCCTGCTGCTCGGCTCGCTGTTCGGGCTGGTGGCGGGGATGATCGGGCTGACCTACGCGTCGGTCCCGCTCTACAACCTGTTCTGCTCCGTCACCGGCTTCGGCGGCACCACCCAGCGGGCGGAGCAGGCCGCCGCGCGCGTCGTCGACCGCAAGGTGACAATCCGTTTCAACGCCGACACCAATTCCGCCCTGCCCTGGTCCTTCAGGCCTGAACAAAAGGATCTGGTGCTGAAGATGGGAGAAACCGGTTTCGCCGCCTACCGGGCGGAGAACCGGGGCAAGACCCCCACCGTTGGAACGGCGGTCTACAATGTCACGCCGGAAAAGGTCGGCGCCTATTTCAACAAGTTGCAGTGTTTCTGCTTCACCGAACAGGTCCTGGAACCCGGCCAGGTCGTGGATATGCCGGTGACCTTCTTCGTCGATCCGGCGATGGCCGACGATCCGAACATGGACGACGTGACCACCATCACGCTGTCCTACACCTTCTTCCGCGCCACGGACAGCGAGGCCAAGCTGGCACAGCACACGGCCGCCGCATCCACCTCCTCGGCGCCGGGGGCAAGCAAACAAAAGGCGGAGCCGGGGGCGACCGCCACTAACTAA
- a CDS encoding cytochrome c oxidase subunit 3, whose product MADITHGQMPHAEPSAHEPGAGIPHPYHLLKPSPWPLIGAFSGGLLATGLVIYMHGGGKLLMILGVLAILVTMFGWWRSVIRESVVERAHTPVVKIGLRYGMALFIASEVMFFAAFFWAFFHAALEPKATAVNPGAHWPPPNIHVIDAFDMPLMMTLTLLLSGVTVTWAHHAIIEGQNRVAAKALGLTVLLGVLFTFFQGYEYVHASFKFTDGIFPSTFYMATGFHGFHVLVGTIFLAVCWMRTVKGHFTPQSHFGFEAAAWYWHFVDVVWLFLFVSVYWWGGHGGVVASH is encoded by the coding sequence ATGGCCGACATCACCCACGGGCAAATGCCGCACGCCGAACCGTCAGCCCATGAACCGGGCGCCGGCATCCCGCATCCCTACCATTTGCTGAAGCCGAGCCCCTGGCCGCTGATCGGCGCCTTTTCCGGCGGGCTGCTGGCGACCGGTCTGGTCATCTACATGCATGGCGGCGGCAAGCTGCTGATGATCCTGGGCGTGCTGGCCATCCTGGTCACCATGTTCGGCTGGTGGCGGTCGGTCATCCGGGAATCGGTGGTGGAACGGGCTCACACCCCGGTGGTCAAGATCGGCCTGCGCTATGGCATGGCGCTGTTCATCGCGTCCGAGGTGATGTTCTTCGCCGCCTTCTTCTGGGCCTTCTTCCACGCGGCGCTGGAGCCCAAGGCGACGGCCGTCAATCCCGGCGCCCATTGGCCGCCGCCGAACATCCACGTCATCGACGCGTTCGACATGCCGCTGATGATGACACTGACCCTTCTGCTGTCCGGCGTGACCGTGACCTGGGCGCACCATGCCATCATCGAGGGCCAGAACCGCGTGGCGGCCAAGGCGCTGGGGCTGACCGTGCTGCTGGGGGTGCTGTTCACCTTCTTCCAGGGCTACGAGTATGTCCATGCCTCCTTCAAGTTCACCGATGGCATCTTCCCCTCCACCTTCTACATGGCGACCGGCTTCCACGGCTTCCATGTGCTGGTTGGCACCATCTTCCTGGCGGTCTGCTGGATGCGCACGGTGAAGGGGCACTTCACCCCGCAGAGCCATTTCGGCTTCGAGGCGGCGGCCTGGTACTGGCACTTCGTCGACGTCGTCTGGTTGTTCCTGTTCGTGTCGGTCTATTGGTGGGGCGGTCATGGCGGCGTGGTCGCCAGCCACTGA
- a CDS encoding DUF983 domain-containing protein: protein MSDHHPTVSPLSAGLRCVCPRCGKGRLFHGYLTVAERCEACGLDFAQVDSGDGPAVFLIFILGFLVVPVALWVSMSVDWPLWLHAIVWSIVVLSLTLGMLRPAKASVIALQYRYRRSEVEKGS from the coding sequence GTGAGCGACCATCATCCCACCGTTTCCCCGCTGTCGGCGGGCCTGCGTTGCGTCTGTCCGCGTTGCGGCAAGGGTCGGCTGTTCCATGGCTATCTGACTGTGGCGGAGCGCTGCGAGGCCTGCGGCCTGGATTTCGCCCAGGTCGACAGCGGTGACGGCCCGGCGGTCTTTCTGATCTTCATCCTCGGCTTCCTGGTGGTGCCCGTCGCCTTGTGGGTGTCGATGTCGGTGGACTGGCCGCTGTGGCTGCATGCCATCGTCTGGAGCATCGTTGTGCTGAGCCTGACGCTGGGCATGCTGCGGCCGGCCAAGGCCTCCGTCATCGCCTTGCAGTACCGTTATCGCCGCAGCGAAGTGGAGAAGGGTTCTTGA
- a CDS encoding SURF1 family protein yields the protein MNAVAAGLAERRRFRPSLAATLITLFGLALTIGLGTWQIERLNWKEELIARIGRRMAEPPTPLPSRIDDPAMWEFRAVTLAGRFLNDKDLLLIARPQQGQVGYEVLTPFQRADGAGLVLVNRGFVPMERRAPETRKAAWVEGETTIAGVVRVPQPPGLFQPGNGTPAAGSVWMHADPPAMAAALSLGGVAPVVVEMLPGQGKGLPGAPSGTLAGITPRVELPNNHLQYALTWYGLAATLAGIYVLSQRKRADTGTDGRPDDRLSGA from the coding sequence TTGAACGCCGTCGCCGCCGGCTTGGCGGAGCGGCGGCGGTTCCGCCCGTCATTGGCGGCGACGCTGATCACGCTGTTCGGGCTGGCGCTGACCATCGGGCTCGGCACTTGGCAGATCGAGCGGCTGAACTGGAAAGAGGAGCTCATCGCTCGGATCGGCCGGCGGATGGCGGAACCGCCGACGCCGCTGCCTTCCCGCATCGACGATCCCGCCATGTGGGAGTTCCGTGCGGTGACGCTTGCCGGGCGCTTCCTGAATGACAAGGACCTGTTGCTGATCGCCCGCCCGCAACAGGGACAGGTCGGTTACGAGGTGCTGACGCCGTTCCAGCGCGCGGATGGGGCCGGGCTGGTTCTGGTCAACCGTGGATTCGTGCCGATGGAGCGCCGCGCCCCCGAGACCCGGAAGGCGGCTTGGGTGGAGGGGGAGACGACCATCGCCGGCGTCGTCCGTGTGCCGCAGCCGCCCGGACTGTTCCAGCCCGGCAACGGTACACCGGCCGCCGGTTCCGTGTGGATGCATGCCGATCCGCCCGCCATGGCGGCGGCGCTGTCGCTTGGTGGTGTCGCCCCGGTGGTGGTGGAGATGCTGCCGGGGCAGGGGAAAGGACTGCCTGGCGCGCCGTCCGGAACCCTGGCGGGCATCACGCCACGGGTGGAGCTTCCGAACAACCATCTCCAGTATGCCTTGACCTGGTATGGGCTTGCGGCGACGCTTGCCGGCATCTACGTGCTGTCGCAGCGCAAGCGCGCCGACACCGGAACCGACGGACGACCCGATGACCGCTTATCAGGAGCTTGA
- a CDS encoding carboxypeptidase M32 — protein sequence MTAYQELERRHARIAAIGDALGILGWDTQTIMPEGANDGRAEQTATLSVIAHELATDPRMADLLAEAEADDGLDPWQRANLREMRRHHIQATAIPADLVEATSKAVSVCEMTWRAARAESDFAKLLPSLTEVLARVRDGAEAMGAVMGISPYDALLDSHDPGARAERIDALFADLGGFLPDLIGRVLDRQAGAPAAVEPQGPFPVEKQRALGVRMMERLGFDFTRGRLDVSLHPFCGGATGDVRITTRYDEANFADALMGVLHETGHALYEQNRPRAWLSQPVGQSRGMAVHESQSLLMEMQACRSPEFITWLAPVARETFGGEGPAWESLNLRRLYSRVERGFIRVNADEVTYPAHVILRYRLEKALIAGDLALPDLPGAWNDGMAELVGVVPPNDRLGCLQDIHWPGGGWGYFPSYTLGAMTAAQLFDAARSADPEIVPALSRGEFAPLVEWLRVNVHETGCFHASGDDLLTAATGRPLDASVFKRHLERRYL from the coding sequence ATGACCGCTTATCAGGAGCTTGAACGCCGCCATGCCCGCATCGCCGCCATCGGCGACGCGCTGGGCATTCTCGGTTGGGACACCCAGACGATCATGCCGGAGGGCGCCAACGACGGCCGGGCGGAGCAGACCGCGACCCTGTCGGTGATCGCGCACGAACTGGCGACCGACCCGCGTATGGCCGATCTGCTGGCCGAGGCGGAGGCTGATGACGGTCTCGATCCCTGGCAGCGCGCCAACCTGCGCGAGATGCGCCGTCACCACATCCAGGCCACCGCCATCCCCGCCGATCTGGTGGAGGCGACCAGCAAGGCGGTGTCGGTCTGCGAGATGACATGGCGCGCCGCGCGGGCGGAGAGCGACTTCGCCAAGCTGCTGCCGTCGCTGACCGAGGTGCTGGCCCGCGTCCGCGACGGGGCGGAGGCGATGGGGGCGGTGATGGGGATCAGCCCCTATGACGCGCTGCTCGACAGCCACGACCCCGGCGCGCGGGCCGAGCGCATCGACGCGCTGTTCGCCGACCTGGGCGGCTTCCTGCCCGACCTGATCGGTCGCGTTCTCGACAGGCAGGCCGGGGCGCCGGCGGCGGTCGAACCGCAAGGCCCCTTCCCGGTCGAGAAGCAGCGCGCGCTTGGCGTCCGCATGATGGAGCGGCTGGGCTTCGATTTCACCCGCGGCCGGCTCGATGTGTCGCTACATCCCTTCTGCGGCGGGGCGACCGGCGATGTGCGCATCACCACCCGCTATGACGAGGCGAATTTCGCCGACGCGCTGATGGGCGTCCTGCACGAGACCGGCCATGCGCTATATGAGCAGAACCGTCCGCGCGCCTGGTTGAGCCAGCCGGTGGGGCAGTCGCGCGGCATGGCGGTGCATGAGAGCCAGTCGCTCCTGATGGAGATGCAGGCTTGCCGCTCGCCCGAGTTCATCACCTGGCTGGCCCCGGTGGCGCGCGAGACCTTCGGCGGCGAGGGTCCGGCCTGGGAATCCCTCAATCTGCGCCGCCTCTACAGCCGGGTCGAGCGCGGCTTCATCCGCGTCAATGCCGACGAGGTGACCTATCCCGCCCATGTCATCCTGCGCTATCGCCTGGAAAAGGCGCTGATCGCCGGGGATCTGGCCCTGCCGGACCTGCCGGGCGCCTGGAACGACGGCATGGCGGAACTGGTCGGGGTGGTGCCGCCGAACGACCGGCTGGGCTGCCTCCAGGACATCCACTGGCCCGGCGGCGGCTGGGGCTATTTCCCGAGCTATACGCTGGGCGCCATGACCGCGGCGCAACTGTTCGACGCCGCCCGCAGCGCCGATCCGGAGATCGTTCCGGCGCTGTCGCGCGGCGAGTTCGCGCCGCTGGTGGAGTGGCTGCGGGTGAATGTGCATGAGACCGGCTGCTTCCACGCCTCCGGTGACGACCTGCTGACCGCGGCGACCGGCCGGCCGCTCGACGCGTCGGTGTTCAAGCGCCATCTGGAGCGGCGCTATCTCTGA
- the trpE gene encoding anthranilate synthase component I encodes MKVQPDIASFDAAYAAGRPQVVWTTLVSDLETPVSAYMKLADGRPFGFLLESAERGAGSRRDRYSVIGFKPDVVWRSRGNRAEINRDALHDRQAFRPLDRAPLDELRALINESRIGLPEELPPMAAGLFGYMTYDMVRLMERLPDGNPDELNIPDAILTRPSIVAIFDSHTDSITLVTPVWPKAGKDAATAYADARERLTDALSDLERPLPYRREPRTENGLPLAWTSNTTREEYHAIVEKAKEYIRAGDIFQVVPSQRIRFPFKPSPLALYRTLRRLNPSPFLFHCDFGELTVVGSSPEILVRVRDGKVTVRPIAGTRKRGATTAEDEALAADLLSDPKELAEHLMLLDLGRNDVGRVAKVGTVKVTSKMIVELYSHVMHIVSNVEGDLDPKFDALDALVAGFPAGTVSGAPKVRAMEIIDELEKARRGVYAGCVGYFGASGAMDTCIALRTAVLKDGMMYVQAGGGVVADSDPEAEYQETVNKSMALIRAAEETLRTTARG; translated from the coding sequence GTGAAGGTCCAGCCCGATATCGCCAGCTTCGACGCCGCTTACGCCGCCGGTCGGCCGCAGGTGGTGTGGACCACGCTGGTCAGCGACCTGGAGACGCCGGTCTCCGCCTATATGAAGCTGGCGGACGGCCGTCCCTTCGGGTTCCTGTTGGAATCGGCGGAGCGTGGGGCCGGATCGCGGCGCGACCGCTATTCGGTGATCGGCTTCAAGCCGGACGTGGTGTGGCGGTCGCGCGGCAACCGGGCGGAGATCAACCGCGACGCCCTGCATGACCGCCAAGCCTTCCGGCCGCTCGACCGGGCACCGCTCGACGAGTTGCGCGCCCTGATCAACGAGAGCCGGATCGGCCTGCCGGAGGAGCTGCCGCCAATGGCCGCCGGCCTGTTCGGCTACATGACCTACGACATGGTCCGCCTGATGGAACGGCTGCCGGACGGCAATCCGGACGAGCTGAACATCCCGGACGCCATCCTGACCCGACCCAGCATCGTCGCCATCTTCGACAGCCACACCGATTCGATCACGCTGGTGACGCCGGTCTGGCCGAAGGCCGGCAAGGACGCCGCCACCGCCTATGCCGACGCGCGGGAGCGGCTGACCGACGCGCTGTCCGATCTGGAACGCCCCCTGCCCTACCGGCGGGAGCCGCGGACCGAGAACGGATTGCCGCTGGCCTGGACCTCCAACACGACGCGCGAGGAGTATCACGCGATCGTGGAGAAGGCGAAGGAGTACATCCGCGCCGGCGACATCTTCCAGGTGGTGCCGTCCCAGCGCATCCGCTTCCCCTTCAAGCCCTCGCCGCTGGCGCTCTACCGCACCCTGCGCCGCCTGAACCCGTCGCCCTTCCTGTTCCACTGCGATTTCGGCGAGCTGACCGTCGTCGGCTCCAGCCCGGAAATCCTGGTGCGCGTGCGCGACGGAAAAGTCACGGTCCGCCCGATCGCCGGCACCCGCAAGCGCGGCGCCACCACGGCGGAGGACGAGGCGCTGGCCGCCGATCTGCTGAGCGATCCCAAGGAACTGGCCGAGCATCTGATGCTGCTCGACCTCGGCCGCAACGATGTCGGCCGGGTGGCGAAGGTCGGCACGGTCAAGGTGACGTCCAAGATGATCGTGGAGCTTTACAGCCACGTCATGCACATCGTCTCCAACGTTGAGGGCGACCTCGATCCGAAGTTCGACGCGCTCGACGCCCTGGTCGCCGGCTTCCCCGCCGGCACGGTGTCGGGCGCGCCGAAGGTCCGCGCCATGGAGATCATCGACGAGCTGGAGAAGGCGCGCCGCGGCGTCTATGCCGGCTGCGTCGGCTATTTCGGCGCGTCGGGCGCCATGGACACCTGCATCGCGCTGCGCACCGCCGTGCTGAAGGACGGCATGATGTATGTCCAGGCCGGCGGCGGCGTCGTCGCCGACAGCGATCCGGAGGCCGAATATCAGGAGACCGTCAACAAGTCGATGGCCCTGATCCGCGCCGCCGAGGAGACCCTGCGCACCACCGCGCGAGGATGA